In Pleurocapsa sp. PCC 7319, the following are encoded in one genomic region:
- a CDS encoding Spx/MgsR family RNA polymerase-binding regulatory protein — MSIQVYGIPNCGTCKKATKWLQDNNIDYEFINTKDNPPSKAMILDWVKILGNKPMRNTSGKSYRALREDKKTWNDRQWIEAFSEDAMLLKRPLFVKDNRAILVGFRASEAEIKEKLGV, encoded by the coding sequence ATGTCTATCCAAGTTTACGGAATCCCAAACTGCGGTACTTGCAAGAAAGCGACCAAATGGCTGCAAGATAATAACATCGACTATGAGTTCATCAATACTAAAGATAATCCTCCCAGCAAAGCAATGATTCTCGATTGGGTAAAGATTCTAGGTAATAAACCGATGCGAAATACTTCGGGTAAATCTTATCGTGCTTTAAGAGAAGATAAGAAAACTTGGAATGATCGACAATGGATCGAAGCTTTCTCAGAAGATGCGATGTTGCTCAAAAGACCATTATTTGTTAAAGATAATCGAGCAATATTAGTTGGCTTTAGAGCCTCGGAAGCAGAAATAAAAGAGAAGCTGGGGGTTTAA
- a CDS encoding TetR/AcrR family transcriptional regulator has product MSECQDMKENTTNENPKDSKADRILEAAKSCFLNYGFKKTSMSDIAKQAKMSRPALYLHFDNKETIFCALVEQLQQQTLSQAEIVLQPEGKIGDRLKQAFECHSVELFSLVANSTHGNELIDINGKVAAEINRASVDKFIQLLAQALEESEVNQEIRLKNLDLTSLQAAELLVNSSHGLKQAATSVEDYRVKLKQIIRVFEKAIAI; this is encoded by the coding sequence ATGTCAGAATGTCAAGATATGAAAGAAAATACGACCAACGAAAACCCAAAAGATAGTAAAGCAGATCGTATCTTAGAAGCAGCAAAAAGTTGCTTTCTCAACTACGGATTTAAAAAAACCTCGATGTCAGACATTGCAAAACAGGCAAAAATGTCTAGACCTGCTTTATATTTACACTTCGACAATAAGGAAACCATCTTTTGTGCTTTAGTTGAACAACTGCAGCAACAAACTTTGTCACAAGCAGAAATAGTATTGCAACCAGAAGGGAAAATAGGCGATCGCCTTAAACAAGCTTTTGAATGTCATAGTGTGGAACTGTTTTCCTTAGTTGCCAACTCGACTCATGGTAACGAATTAATTGATATCAATGGCAAAGTAGCAGCAGAAATTAACCGTGCCTCTGTGGACAAGTTTATTCAGTTGCTAGCTCAGGCTCTAGAAGAGTCAGAAGTTAATCAAGAAATACGGCTAAAAAATCTTGACCTTACTTCCCTACAAGCTGCAGAATTGTTAGTTAATTCCTCTCATGGTTTAAAACAAGCAGCAACTTCGGTTGAAGATTATCGAGTCAAGCTCAAGCAAATAATTAGAGTATTTGAAAAAGCGATAGCGATTTAG
- a CDS encoding oxidoreductase: MINTSQPSDRGCVLVTGASSGIGKATAKRLAVAGYHVFAAARRLEKMTDLQSDRITVLPLDITKEESVRSLVETISTQTERLDVLINNAGYGSHGALEAVSLEEARYQFEVNVFGLMHLTQLILPIMRQQRGGKIINVSSMIGKVSVPMSGWYSASKHVLEALSDALRLEVQQFGIKVVVIEPGAIKTEFNDIAAERVNKASSIDAYQSWTEAWIKVLNSSNQTGAEPEVIAEAITKAVKTKNPRSRYAAPFESKFFLFLKWLLSDRLFDRVVLSEIKKRQKLVSPSISPIAE, from the coding sequence ATGATTAATACTTCTCAGCCTAGCGATCGTGGTTGCGTTCTAGTTACGGGAGCATCAAGTGGTATTGGTAAAGCGACAGCGAAAAGACTTGCTGTGGCAGGCTACCATGTTTTTGCTGCTGCCAGACGTTTAGAAAAAATGACAGATTTGCAATCAGATAGGATCACTGTTTTACCTCTCGACATCACCAAAGAGGAATCAGTGCGATCGCTCGTCGAAACTATATCCACCCAAACTGAAAGACTAGATGTATTGATCAATAATGCTGGTTATGGTTCTCATGGTGCGCTAGAAGCTGTTTCTCTAGAAGAGGCAAGATATCAGTTTGAAGTTAATGTGTTTGGCTTAATGCATCTAACCCAATTAATTCTGCCAATCATGCGTCAACAACGAGGGGGCAAAATTATTAATGTTTCCTCTATGATCGGTAAAGTAAGCGTGCCTATGAGTGGTTGGTATAGTGCCAGTAAACACGTCCTCGAAGCTCTTTCAGATGCTTTGCGGTTAGAAGTTCAACAGTTTGGTATCAAAGTAGTTGTCATAGAACCTGGAGCAATTAAGACTGAGTTTAACGATATTGCTGCTGAGCGTGTCAATAAAGCATCATCAATTGACGCTTATCAAAGTTGGACTGAGGCTTGGATTAAAGTATTAAACTCCAGTAATCAAACTGGTGCCGAGCCTGAAGTTATAGCAGAAGCAATCACAAAAGCAGTTAAAACTAAAAATCCTCGATCGCGCTATGCTGCTCCTTTTGAGTCCAAATTTTTCTTATTTTTGAAATGGTTATTAAGCGATCGCTTATTCGACCGGGTTGTTCTTTCAGAAATTAAAAAGCGACAAAAATTAGTCTCCCCTTCAATTAGCCCCATTGCAGAATAA
- a CDS encoding NAD(P)-dependent alcohol dehydrogenase: MKAIVIDRYGSANVLQYEEVEQPQIKPSELLVKVQGTSVNPLDWKVRRGMVKWLMNNKFPKILGADISGEVVQVGTQVTRFQPGDEIYASLSSSSGAYAEFVAVSEKLAALKPTNLTHSEAGVVPLAALTALQALRNLGKIKSGSKVLINGASGGVGIFAVQIAKAFDVEVTGVCSQKNWELVKSLGCDRTLDYRQTDFTQDTIQYDIVFDAVAKSSFWQCRTILKPNGIYVSTLPTFSNLVAILSTAIFSKQKAKFILFQANGQDLLYIKELIETGKLHPVIDRTYSLPELAQAHKYSESQRAVGKISIIVK, from the coding sequence ATGAAAGCAATAGTAATTGATCGCTATGGCTCTGCTAATGTCTTGCAATACGAAGAAGTAGAGCAGCCCCAAATTAAACCATCAGAATTACTGGTTAAAGTTCAAGGGACTAGCGTTAATCCTTTGGACTGGAAAGTTCGTCGAGGAATGGTGAAATGGCTGATGAATAATAAGTTTCCCAAAATTTTGGGAGCTGATATATCTGGAGAAGTTGTGCAAGTTGGTACTCAAGTCACCCGCTTTCAGCCAGGAGATGAAATCTATGCCAGCCTTTCCTCGTCTTCAGGAGCTTATGCAGAATTTGTGGCAGTTTCAGAAAAATTGGCTGCACTTAAACCAACCAATCTAACTCACTCTGAAGCTGGAGTAGTTCCTCTTGCTGCTCTCACTGCACTGCAAGCTTTACGCAATTTAGGCAAAATTAAATCGGGGTCTAAGGTTCTCATTAATGGTGCTTCTGGCGGTGTTGGTATTTTTGCAGTTCAGATCGCCAAAGCTTTTGATGTAGAAGTGACTGGTGTTTGTAGTCAAAAAAATTGGGAACTGGTTAAATCATTGGGGTGTGATCGCACCCTTGACTACAGACAAACTGATTTTACCCAGGATACTATTCAATACGACATTGTATTTGACGCAGTAGCAAAATCTTCTTTTTGGCAATGTAGAACAATACTAAAGCCGAATGGAATATATGTCTCGACTTTACCTACATTTAGCAATCTTGTGGCTATTTTATCGACGGCAATTTTTTCCAAACAGAAAGCCAAATTCATTCTATTTCAGGCAAATGGTCAAGACTTGTTATATATAAAAGAGTTAATAGAGACTGGTAAACTTCATCCAGTAATTGATCGTACCTATTCTTTGCCAGAGCTAGCTCAAGCTCATAAATATAGTGAAAGTCAACGTGCAGTAGGAAAAATTTCGATTATTGTTAAGTAG
- a CDS encoding RidA family protein, with the protein MNKKPINPPELFDGSPFGMSQAVCDLDSKLVFISGQVDWNQEYQTSENSVEGQTEKALQNLQIALDAANSSVDNLLQVRIYIRGELGEYINTLAPILSSFFGESRPALTGIGVASLASPETLVEIEAVAKRK; encoded by the coding sequence ATGAACAAGAAACCGATCAATCCTCCAGAATTATTCGACGGTTCTCCATTTGGGATGTCTCAAGCTGTATGCGATTTAGATTCAAAATTGGTTTTTATTTCTGGGCAAGTAGACTGGAATCAAGAATATCAAACATCAGAAAATTCTGTAGAAGGTCAGACAGAAAAAGCCCTTCAAAATTTACAAATAGCACTAGATGCAGCTAATTCATCAGTTGATAATTTACTTCAGGTGAGAATCTATATTCGTGGTGAGTTGGGAGAATACATAAACACACTAGCTCCCATTCTCTCCAGTTTTTTCGGTGAATCACGTCCTGCTCTGACAGGAATTGGTGTTGCTTCTCTTGCATCTCCAGAAACTTTGGTAGAAATTGAAGCGGTTGCGAAAAGGAAATAA
- a CDS encoding SDR family NAD(P)-dependent oxidoreductase — protein MKTVIITGGNSGLGYYCAQEIAKNEDWYVIIACRNQDKANQAIKKLREQTSSDRLETMLLDLASLASIRQFAQEFANRDLPPLRAIACNAGVQFIQRQTYTEDGFDTTFGVNHLGHFLLVNLLLKQLVDPARIILVSSDTHDSSKTTGMPAPYFREPSLIAHPEQDSQLKNKKIGEIGRIAYTTSKLCNVLCAYELSRRLQQARQNTGESHPITVNVFNPGLMPGSGLAQDYTPVAKFVWNNILPILCKFVPNVNTMENAGKALARLVLDPELENVTGKYFSGFKMIDSSQESYDRDKAKQLWEGSIKLTQLTSEETIFEI, from the coding sequence ATGAAAACTGTCATTATTACAGGTGGGAATAGCGGATTAGGTTATTATTGCGCTCAGGAAATTGCCAAAAATGAAGATTGGTATGTGATTATTGCCTGTCGTAACCAAGACAAGGCAAATCAAGCTATAAAAAAACTGAGAGAGCAAACATCTAGCGATCGCCTAGAAACAATGCTCCTCGATTTAGCGTCGTTAGCATCTATCCGCCAGTTCGCCCAAGAATTCGCTAATCGCGATCTACCTCCTTTAAGGGCGATCGCCTGTAATGCAGGAGTACAGTTTATCCAAAGACAAACCTACACTGAAGATGGTTTTGATACTACCTTTGGGGTGAATCATTTAGGACACTTTTTATTGGTTAATCTACTCTTAAAACAGCTAGTTGACCCTGCTAGAATTATTTTAGTTAGCAGTGATACCCACGACTCCAGTAAAACTACAGGAATGCCTGCTCCTTATTTTCGTGAGCCGTCATTGATAGCTCATCCAGAACAAGATTCCCAACTAAAAAATAAAAAAATTGGCGAAATTGGACGTATCGCTTACACCACTTCTAAACTGTGTAATGTTCTCTGCGCTTATGAATTATCTCGTCGCCTTCAGCAAGCAAGACAAAATACAGGAGAATCTCATCCTATTACTGTTAATGTTTTTAACCCAGGATTAATGCCAGGTTCAGGACTAGCTCAAGACTACACTCCTGTTGCCAAGTTTGTGTGGAATAATATTTTGCCAATTTTGTGTAAGTTTGTGCCTAACGTTAACACGATGGAAAATGCAGGGAAAGCTTTAGCGCGATTAGTTCTCGATCCTGAATTAGAAAATGTAACGGGTAAATATTTTAGTGGATTTAAGATGATTGATTCTTCTCAAGAGTCTTATGATCGAGATAAAGCAAAACAACTATGGGAAGGAAGTATCAAACTCACACAGCTCACGTCTGAAGAGACAATTTTCGAGATTTGA
- a CDS encoding Uma2 family endonuclease — MQVTIPTGFKITEEQFDQIAAVEDVNKLELTATGELIVMSPTGGETGDKNSELNGQLWLWNKQTGLGKCFDSSTLFILPSRARRSPDVSWILNDRWNQLTLEEKRQFPPIAPDFVIELVSPSDNTKARYQKLQDKMHEYIDNGVRLGWLINPETKVVEIYRINQPVEIIENPATLDGEDVLVGFVLNLNNII, encoded by the coding sequence ATGCAAGTAACCATACCAACTGGATTTAAAATTACTGAGGAGCAATTTGACCAGATTGCGGCAGTTGAAGATGTTAACAAGCTGGAATTAACTGCCACAGGAGAGTTAATTGTTATGAGTCCTACTGGGGGAGAGACAGGCGATAAGAATAGCGAGTTAAACGGACAACTTTGGCTCTGGAACAAACAAACAGGTTTAGGGAAATGTTTTGATTCCTCTACTTTATTCATACTCCCCAGTCGAGCCAGAAGAAGCCCCGATGTTAGCTGGATTTTAAATGATAGGTGGAATCAATTGACCCTAGAGGAAAAAAGGCAATTTCCCCCCATAGCTCCCGATTTTGTTATTGAATTGGTTAGTCCAAGTGATAACACTAAAGCTCGCTATCAGAAGCTACAGGACAAGATGCATGAATACATTGATAATGGGGTGCGCTTGGGTTGGTTGATTAATCCCGAAACAAAAGTAGTTGAAATATATAGAATTAATCAGCCAGTAGAAATAATAGAGAATCCTGCAACTCTTGATGGAGAGGATGTGCTGGTAGGTTTTGTTCTGAATTTAAACAACATTATTTAA
- a CDS encoding DNA adenine methylase, giving the protein MVDCKPFIKWVGGKRKLLTELEKRVPSDFSAYFEPFMGGAALFWQLKPKPAILIDINQELVNAYRCVQQDVEALIVDLQKHHYDQKYYYQIRNSDRTSDYASWSNIQRASRFIYLNKTCFNGLYRVNSKGQYNVPFGRYKNPKIVDIENLRACSLALKDIEILTDSFLSIESKITKGDFVYFDPPYIPLNTTSSFTGYSSQGFDTETQIALRDLCLRLNKKGVRFMLSNSAAPLVFDLYSEFQIELVDMPRSINSKGDKRGKIKEVLITNY; this is encoded by the coding sequence ATGGTTGACTGCAAACCATTTATAAAATGGGTAGGAGGCAAAAGAAAATTACTTACTGAGCTAGAAAAACGTGTTCCTTCAGATTTTTCAGCTTATTTTGAACCTTTTATGGGTGGAGCTGCTCTTTTTTGGCAACTTAAACCAAAACCAGCTATTCTAATCGATATCAATCAAGAATTAGTTAATGCCTATCGGTGCGTACAACAAGACGTAGAAGCTCTGATCGTCGATTTACAAAAACATCACTACGATCAAAAATATTACTATCAAATTAGAAATAGCGATCGCACTTCTGACTATGCTTCTTGGTCGAATATTCAGCGAGCCAGTCGCTTTATTTACCTCAACAAAACTTGCTTTAATGGCTTATATCGAGTCAACTCCAAAGGACAATACAATGTTCCTTTTGGCAGATACAAAAATCCGAAAATTGTAGATATAGAAAATCTCCGTGCCTGTAGTCTAGCTCTAAAAGATATAGAGATTCTCACCGATTCATTTCTCTCAATTGAATCAAAAATCACTAAGGGAGATTTCGTCTATTTCGATCCGCCCTATATACCTCTCAATACAACTTCTAGCTTTACTGGCTATAGCAGTCAAGGTTTTGATACCGAAACACAAATTGCCCTGCGGGATCTTTGTCTAAGACTGAATAAGAAGGGGGTACGGTTTATGTTATCCAATTCCGCTGCTCCTTTGGTGTTTGATCTGTATAGTGAATTCCAGATTGAACTTGTAGATATGCCTCGTTCAATTAACTCCAAGGGAGACAAAAGAGGCAAGATCAAAGAAGTACTGATTACTAATTACTAA
- a CDS encoding DUF3493 domain-containing protein, with the protein MVELSPEELARARKNNLSPEKYARLRAEAKAPYKGLRKFFYLTFGASGLIGAFVFLAKLAAGQDISTNAPNLLLQVGLVALMVFLFRWEQNRDQAK; encoded by the coding sequence ATGGTAGAGCTATCTCCCGAAGAACTAGCCAGAGCTAGAAAAAATAATCTTTCTCCTGAAAAATATGCTCGTCTTCGCGCAGAGGCTAAAGCTCCCTATAAAGGCCTAAGAAAATTTTTCTACCTTACTTTTGGTGCGTCTGGTTTGATTGGTGCATTTGTTTTTTTGGCTAAATTAGCCGCTGGTCAAGATATTTCAACCAACGCGCCTAATTTACTATTACAAGTTGGTTTAGTCGCTCTGATGGTGTTCTTATTTCGTTGGGAACAAAATCGAGATCAAGCAAAATAG
- the petE gene encoding plastocyanin, whose protein sequence is MARKLSLLLSALILVVSTFFFNVNPAAAAAVEVKMGSDNGMLKFVPETVTIKAGETVKWANNKMSPHNVVFENDADKSHKNLVFSPGEGYETTFNESGEYNYYCEPHRGAGMVGKVIVE, encoded by the coding sequence ATGGCTAGAAAATTAAGCTTGTTATTGTCCGCACTAATACTAGTAGTATCCACCTTCTTCTTTAACGTTAACCCTGCTGCTGCAGCGGCTGTTGAAGTAAAAATGGGTAGCGACAACGGTATGCTAAAGTTTGTACCTGAAACAGTAACTATTAAAGCAGGGGAGACAGTTAAATGGGCTAATAACAAAATGTCTCCCCACAATGTAGTTTTTGAGAATGACGCAGATAAATCTCACAAAAACTTAGTATTCTCCCCAGGGGAAGGCTACGAAACTACTTTCAACGAATCGGGTGAATATAATTATTACTGCGAACCTCATCGTGGCGCAGGAATGGTAGGAAAAGTCATCGTTGAATAA
- the petJ gene encoding cytochrome c6 PetJ produces MFARILSTLLVFLTAAMFTFATPAIAGDAASGAKIFSANCAACHAGGNNVINGAKTLKKDALAKYEMDSIEAITYQVNNGKNAMPAFKGRLSDAQIDDVATYVLSQSEKGW; encoded by the coding sequence ATGTTTGCCAGAATATTATCAACGCTGTTGGTATTTTTGACTGCTGCGATGTTTACCTTTGCTACTCCTGCGATCGCAGGTGATGCAGCTAGTGGAGCTAAGATTTTTAGTGCTAACTGTGCTGCTTGCCACGCTGGTGGAAACAACGTTATTAACGGAGCAAAAACCTTGAAAAAGGATGCTTTAGCGAAATACGAAATGGACTCTATTGAAGCTATTACTTATCAAGTAAATAACGGTAAAAACGCAATGCCAGCATTTAAAGGACGTTTATCCGATGCCCAAATAGATGATGTCGCTACCTATGTTCTTTCTCAATCGGAAAAGGGTTGGTAA
- a CDS encoding TIGR04376 family protein, producing the protein MGLFDDINNFLEERLDEFLRNNPHLELQAIEEQLREQEQDTRKLIAKLQFEEKSLQDRILEIANNIQTWHSRISKAQAANRQDLATAAKEREAELLRQGNQVWGQMEGVKQRIEQAEKLLQQVQQKRQEVKTQSAQAQTAQTTNTYSSDTEGWKRGADSPQYRRSVDPLEAEFQKWELDDELEQIKRNMT; encoded by the coding sequence ATGGGTTTATTTGATGATATAAACAATTTTTTAGAAGAGAGACTCGACGAATTTTTACGCAACAATCCACATCTAGAGTTACAGGCAATTGAAGAGCAGTTACGAGAGCAAGAACAAGATACTAGAAAACTGATTGCAAAATTGCAATTTGAAGAAAAAAGCCTTCAAGATCGGATATTAGAAATAGCTAATAATATTCAAACTTGGCACAGTAGAATTAGCAAAGCTCAAGCAGCTAATAGACAAGACTTAGCCACTGCTGCAAAAGAAAGAGAAGCCGAGTTACTAAGACAGGGTAATCAAGTTTGGGGACAAATGGAAGGGGTTAAACAGCGAATTGAACAAGCGGAAAAACTTCTGCAACAAGTTCAACAAAAACGCCAAGAAGTAAAAACTCAATCAGCTCAAGCACAAACTGCTCAAACTACCAATACTTACTCCAGTGACACTGAAGGTTGGAAACGTGGTGCTGATTCCCCTCAATATCGTCGCAGCGTCGATCCCCTAGAAGCGGAATTTCAAAAATGGGAATTAGATGACGAATTAGAGCAGATAAAAAGAAATATGACTTAG
- the moaB gene encoding molybdenum cofactor biosynthesis protein B, which produces MERNDSLLSLKIAVMTVSDTRGEADDKSGKILVDNLNAAGHDLVEKVIVPDNIYKIRAVISRWIADESVQVILTTGGTGVTGRDGTPEAIKPLLDKEIVGFGEIFRMISYQEIKTSTIQSRTLAGVANGTYLFCLPGSSGACQTGWSIIKDQLDSRNRPCNLAQLIPRLTET; this is translated from the coding sequence ATGGAGCGCAATGACTCTTTGCTTTCTTTAAAAATCGCCGTAATGACTGTTTCTGATACGCGAGGGGAGGCTGATGATAAATCGGGCAAAATATTAGTTGATAACTTAAATGCAGCAGGACATGATCTAGTAGAAAAGGTAATTGTCCCCGATAACATTTACAAAATTCGTGCAGTTATTTCTCGCTGGATTGCTGATGAATCTGTTCAAGTAATCTTAACTACTGGTGGGACGGGAGTTACAGGACGAGATGGCACTCCAGAAGCAATTAAACCTTTGTTAGATAAAGAAATTGTTGGATTTGGCGAGATATTTCGCATGATTTCTTATCAGGAAATCAAAACCTCGACGATTCAGTCTCGAACGCTTGCTGGAGTTGCTAATGGAACATATCTCTTTTGCTTACCTGGTTCTTCTGGTGCATGCCAAACAGGATGGAGCATTATCAAAGATCAACTTGATTCCCGCAATCGTCCTTGTAATTTAGCTCAATTAATTCCCCGATTAACTGAAACCTAA
- a CDS encoding 2Fe-2S iron-sulfur cluster-binding protein: protein MTTYQVRLINTDRDLDQTISVPEDEYIWDVADEAGIKLPAGCLQGECSVCVAKIIDGKVDQSEQKFFSPKELAQGYTVTCVGYPRSDCTLETHQEPKLYQNSLYHSDK, encoded by the coding sequence ATGACTACTTATCAAGTGCGTTTAATTAATACCGATCGCGATTTAGACCAGACGATCTCTGTACCAGAAGATGAATATATTTGGGATGTAGCAGATGAAGCAGGAATCAAGCTTCCTGCGGGATGTTTGCAAGGCGAATGTTCTGTTTGTGTAGCCAAAATAATTGACGGGAAAGTAGATCAAAGCGAACAAAAGTTTTTTAGTCCAAAGGAGTTAGCCCAGGGTTATACTGTTACCTGTGTTGGCTACCCTCGCTCTGATTGCACTCTAGAAACCCATCAAGAGCCAAAACTTTATCAGAATTCCTTGTACCATTCTGATAAATAG